A stretch of Lactuca sativa cultivar Salinas chromosome 6, Lsat_Salinas_v11, whole genome shotgun sequence DNA encodes these proteins:
- the LOC111893099 gene encoding MLO-like protein 6 isoform X3 — protein sequence MTEGIRTLERTPTWAVASVCLILVTVSIFIEHVIHLIGKWLNNKRKKTLFEALEKIKSELMLLGFISLLLTVGQSTITDICISKSLGDTWLPCSKKDIKETDAHHRANKEEILGKIPFLSRDALHELHIFIFSLAIYHVVCSIITLAFGRAKMKEWKAWEMETQTTEYQYTHDPERFRLARDTTFGQRHLSMWSRSPIFIWVVGFIRQFGMSVPKVDYMTLRHGFIMAHLAPNSQANFNFQRYIERSLEEDFKLVVGISPPIWFLAVLFLLFSTNSWRSYLWLPFIPLIIVLLVGTKLQVIITKMGLRIQERGAVVKGTPLVEPTDNLFWFNRPDLLLYLIHFVLFQNAFQLAFFAWSGYEFGPKSCFHKNKADLCIKISMGVFVLILCSYVTLPLYALVTQMGSTMKPTVFNDQVVKALHKWHQRAKKQVKLNRMSDTTTPGSSRPSTPSHWTTTRSTSINDSSQRVFEFHDTLNYEHEIQATGSLPGTRSVDIEVDAGPAVVHQHKIDVDSADFSFDKYIEVRS from the exons ATGACAGAAGGGATACGAACATTGGAAAGAACACCAACATGGGCTGTGGCTTCTGTCTGTTTAATCCTAGTTACTGTATCAATTTTCATTGAACACGTTATTCACTTAATCGGGAAG TGGTTGAATAACAAGAGGAAAAAAACATTATTTGAAGCACTTGAAAAGATCAAATCAGAGCTTATGCTACTGGGGTTCATCTCATTGCTACTAACTGTCGGGCAATCCACCATAACCGATATCTGCATATCGAAATCTCTTGGAGATACTTGGCTTCCATGCAGTAAAAAAGACATTAAAGAAACGGATGCTCATCATCGTGCAAATAAAGAAGAAATTCTT GGAAAGATTCCGTTTTTATCAAGGGACGCCCTCCATGAGCTCCATATATTCATCTTCTCGTTGGCTATCTATCATGTGGTTTGTTCTATAATCACACTGGCTTTTGGTAGAGCCAAG ATGAAAGAATGGAAGGCATGGGAGATGGAAACACAGACAACCGAGTACCAATATACACATG ATCCAGAGAGGTTTAGGCTCGCAAGAGACACAACCTTCGGGCAAAGGCACTTGAGCATGTGGAGCAGGTCACCGATCTTTATTTGGGTG GTGGGATTCATACGACAGTTTGGAATGTCAGTTCCAAAGGTTGATTATATGACTCTTCGCCATGGATTTATCATG GCACATTTGGCACCAAATAGCCAAGCtaatttcaattttcaaaggtACATAGAGCGATCACTTGAAGAAGACTTCAAACTCGTTGTCGGAATCAG TCCACCAATTTGGTTTCTTGCAGTTTTGTTTCTACTCTTTAGCACCAACA GTTGGAGATCTTATCTATGGCTACCCTTTATACCCTTGATT ATTGTCCTTTTAGTGGGGACAAAACTTCAGGTGATTATTACTAAAATGGGGTTAAGGATTCAAGAAAGAGGAGCAGTAGTAAAGGGTACACCATTGGTTGAGCCCACCGACAACCTTTTCTGGTTCAACCGCCCTGATCTCCTCCTCTATCTCATTCACTTTGTCCTCTTTCAG AATGCATTTCAGTTGGCTTTCTTTGCATGGTCTGGG TATGAATTCGGCCCAAAATCATGCTTCCACAAGAACAAAGCCGACTTGTGCATCAAGATCTCAATGGG GGTGTTTGTACTAATACTATGCAGCTATGTGACTTTACCTCTTTATGCTCTAGTGACACAGATGGGTTCAACCATGAAACCCACTGTATTCAACGATCAAGTGGTTAAGGCGCTGCACAAATGGCACCAGAGAGCGAAGAAGCAAGTGAAACTAAACCGCATGTCCGATACCACAACCCCAGGATCTTCTAGGCCTAGCACGCCATCTCACTGGACTACAACTAGAAGCACCAGCATTAATGATTCGTCTCAACGAGTGTTTGAGTTCCATGACACGCTTAATTATGAACATGAGATACAAGCCACTGGTTCGCTTCCTGGAACCAGAAGTGTAGACATAGAAGTAGATGCTGGTCCTGCGGTGGTTCATCAGCATAAGATTGACGTTGATTCTGCGGATTTCTCATTTGATAAATACATAGAGGTGCGAAGTTAA
- the LOC111893099 gene encoding MLO-like protein 6 isoform X2: MTEGIRTLERTPTWAVASVCLILVTVSIFIEHVIHLIGKWLNNKRKKTLFEALEKIKSELMLLGFISLLLTVGQSTITDICISKSLGDTWLPCSKKDIKETDAHHRANKEEILARRGKIPFLSRDALHELHIFIFSLAIYHVVCSIITLAFGRAKMKEWKAWEMETQTTEYQYTHDPERFRLARDTTFGQRHLSMWSRSPIFIWVVGFIRQFGMSVPKVDYMTLRHGFIMAHLAPNSQANFNFQRYIERSLEEDFKLVVGISPPIWFLAVLFLLFSTNSWRSYLWLPFIPLIIVLLVGTKLQVIITKMGLRIQERGAVVKGTPLVEPTDNLFWFNRPDLLLYLIHFVLFQNAFQLAFFAWSGYEFGPKSCFHKNKADLCIKISMGVFVLILCSYVTLPLYALVTQMGSTMKPTVFNDQVVKALHKWHQRAKKQVKLNRMSDTTTPGSSRPSTPSHWTTTRSTSINDSSQRVFEFHDTLNYEHEIQATGSLPGTRSVDIEVDAGPAVVHQHKIDVDSADFSFDKYIEVRS, encoded by the exons ATGACAGAAGGGATACGAACATTGGAAAGAACACCAACATGGGCTGTGGCTTCTGTCTGTTTAATCCTAGTTACTGTATCAATTTTCATTGAACACGTTATTCACTTAATCGGGAAG TGGTTGAATAACAAGAGGAAAAAAACATTATTTGAAGCACTTGAAAAGATCAAATCAGAGCTTATGCTACTGGGGTTCATCTCATTGCTACTAACTGTCGGGCAATCCACCATAACCGATATCTGCATATCGAAATCTCTTGGAGATACTTGGCTTCCATGCAGTAAAAAAGACATTAAAGAAACGGATGCTCATCATCGTGCAAATAAAGAAGAAATTCTTGCAAGACGT GGAAAGATTCCGTTTTTATCAAGGGACGCCCTCCATGAGCTCCATATATTCATCTTCTCGTTGGCTATCTATCATGTGGTTTGTTCTATAATCACACTGGCTTTTGGTAGAGCCAAG ATGAAAGAATGGAAGGCATGGGAGATGGAAACACAGACAACCGAGTACCAATATACACATG ATCCAGAGAGGTTTAGGCTCGCAAGAGACACAACCTTCGGGCAAAGGCACTTGAGCATGTGGAGCAGGTCACCGATCTTTATTTGGGTG GTGGGATTCATACGACAGTTTGGAATGTCAGTTCCAAAGGTTGATTATATGACTCTTCGCCATGGATTTATCATG GCACATTTGGCACCAAATAGCCAAGCtaatttcaattttcaaaggtACATAGAGCGATCACTTGAAGAAGACTTCAAACTCGTTGTCGGAATCAG TCCACCAATTTGGTTTCTTGCAGTTTTGTTTCTACTCTTTAGCACCAACA GTTGGAGATCTTATCTATGGCTACCCTTTATACCCTTGATT ATTGTCCTTTTAGTGGGGACAAAACTTCAGGTGATTATTACTAAAATGGGGTTAAGGATTCAAGAAAGAGGAGCAGTAGTAAAGGGTACACCATTGGTTGAGCCCACCGACAACCTTTTCTGGTTCAACCGCCCTGATCTCCTCCTCTATCTCATTCACTTTGTCCTCTTTCAG AATGCATTTCAGTTGGCTTTCTTTGCATGGTCTGGG TATGAATTCGGCCCAAAATCATGCTTCCACAAGAACAAAGCCGACTTGTGCATCAAGATCTCAATGGG GGTGTTTGTACTAATACTATGCAGCTATGTGACTTTACCTCTTTATGCTCTAGTGACACAGATGGGTTCAACCATGAAACCCACTGTATTCAACGATCAAGTGGTTAAGGCGCTGCACAAATGGCACCAGAGAGCGAAGAAGCAAGTGAAACTAAACCGCATGTCCGATACCACAACCCCAGGATCTTCTAGGCCTAGCACGCCATCTCACTGGACTACAACTAGAAGCACCAGCATTAATGATTCGTCTCAACGAGTGTTTGAGTTCCATGACACGCTTAATTATGAACATGAGATACAAGCCACTGGTTCGCTTCCTGGAACCAGAAGTGTAGACATAGAAGTAGATGCTGGTCCTGCGGTGGTTCATCAGCATAAGATTGACGTTGATTCTGCGGATTTCTCATTTGATAAATACATAGAGGTGCGAAGTTAA
- the LOC111893099 gene encoding MLO-like protein 6 isoform X1: protein MTEGIRTLERTPTWAVASVCLILVTVSIFIEHVIHLIGKWLNNKRKKTLFEALEKIKSELMLLGFISLLLTVGQSTITDICISKSLGDTWLPCSKKDIKETDAHHRANKEEILARRVLSAATSGDKCTSQGKIPFLSRDALHELHIFIFSLAIYHVVCSIITLAFGRAKMKEWKAWEMETQTTEYQYTHDPERFRLARDTTFGQRHLSMWSRSPIFIWVVGFIRQFGMSVPKVDYMTLRHGFIMAHLAPNSQANFNFQRYIERSLEEDFKLVVGISPPIWFLAVLFLLFSTNSWRSYLWLPFIPLIIVLLVGTKLQVIITKMGLRIQERGAVVKGTPLVEPTDNLFWFNRPDLLLYLIHFVLFQNAFQLAFFAWSGYEFGPKSCFHKNKADLCIKISMGVFVLILCSYVTLPLYALVTQMGSTMKPTVFNDQVVKALHKWHQRAKKQVKLNRMSDTTTPGSSRPSTPSHWTTTRSTSINDSSQRVFEFHDTLNYEHEIQATGSLPGTRSVDIEVDAGPAVVHQHKIDVDSADFSFDKYIEVRS, encoded by the exons ATGACAGAAGGGATACGAACATTGGAAAGAACACCAACATGGGCTGTGGCTTCTGTCTGTTTAATCCTAGTTACTGTATCAATTTTCATTGAACACGTTATTCACTTAATCGGGAAG TGGTTGAATAACAAGAGGAAAAAAACATTATTTGAAGCACTTGAAAAGATCAAATCAGAGCTTATGCTACTGGGGTTCATCTCATTGCTACTAACTGTCGGGCAATCCACCATAACCGATATCTGCATATCGAAATCTCTTGGAGATACTTGGCTTCCATGCAGTAAAAAAGACATTAAAGAAACGGATGCTCATCATCGTGCAAATAAAGAAGAAATTCTTGCAAGACGTGTTCTTTCTGCTGCTACTTCCGGTGATAAATGCACATCGCAG GGAAAGATTCCGTTTTTATCAAGGGACGCCCTCCATGAGCTCCATATATTCATCTTCTCGTTGGCTATCTATCATGTGGTTTGTTCTATAATCACACTGGCTTTTGGTAGAGCCAAG ATGAAAGAATGGAAGGCATGGGAGATGGAAACACAGACAACCGAGTACCAATATACACATG ATCCAGAGAGGTTTAGGCTCGCAAGAGACACAACCTTCGGGCAAAGGCACTTGAGCATGTGGAGCAGGTCACCGATCTTTATTTGGGTG GTGGGATTCATACGACAGTTTGGAATGTCAGTTCCAAAGGTTGATTATATGACTCTTCGCCATGGATTTATCATG GCACATTTGGCACCAAATAGCCAAGCtaatttcaattttcaaaggtACATAGAGCGATCACTTGAAGAAGACTTCAAACTCGTTGTCGGAATCAG TCCACCAATTTGGTTTCTTGCAGTTTTGTTTCTACTCTTTAGCACCAACA GTTGGAGATCTTATCTATGGCTACCCTTTATACCCTTGATT ATTGTCCTTTTAGTGGGGACAAAACTTCAGGTGATTATTACTAAAATGGGGTTAAGGATTCAAGAAAGAGGAGCAGTAGTAAAGGGTACACCATTGGTTGAGCCCACCGACAACCTTTTCTGGTTCAACCGCCCTGATCTCCTCCTCTATCTCATTCACTTTGTCCTCTTTCAG AATGCATTTCAGTTGGCTTTCTTTGCATGGTCTGGG TATGAATTCGGCCCAAAATCATGCTTCCACAAGAACAAAGCCGACTTGTGCATCAAGATCTCAATGGG GGTGTTTGTACTAATACTATGCAGCTATGTGACTTTACCTCTTTATGCTCTAGTGACACAGATGGGTTCAACCATGAAACCCACTGTATTCAACGATCAAGTGGTTAAGGCGCTGCACAAATGGCACCAGAGAGCGAAGAAGCAAGTGAAACTAAACCGCATGTCCGATACCACAACCCCAGGATCTTCTAGGCCTAGCACGCCATCTCACTGGACTACAACTAGAAGCACCAGCATTAATGATTCGTCTCAACGAGTGTTTGAGTTCCATGACACGCTTAATTATGAACATGAGATACAAGCCACTGGTTCGCTTCCTGGAACCAGAAGTGTAGACATAGAAGTAGATGCTGGTCCTGCGGTGGTTCATCAGCATAAGATTGACGTTGATTCTGCGGATTTCTCATTTGATAAATACATAGAGGTGCGAAGTTAA
- the LOC111893099 gene encoding MLO-like protein 6 isoform X5, which translates to MTEGIRTLERTPTWAVASVCLILVTVSIFIEHVIHLIGKWLNNKRKKTLFEALEKIKSELMLLGFISLLLTVGQSTITDICISKSLGDTWLPCSKKDIKETDGKIPFLSRDALHELHIFIFSLAIYHVVCSIITLAFGRAKMKEWKAWEMETQTTEYQYTHDPERFRLARDTTFGQRHLSMWSRSPIFIWVVGFIRQFGMSVPKVDYMTLRHGFIMAHLAPNSQANFNFQRYIERSLEEDFKLVVGISPPIWFLAVLFLLFSTNSWRSYLWLPFIPLIIVLLVGTKLQVIITKMGLRIQERGAVVKGTPLVEPTDNLFWFNRPDLLLYLIHFVLFQNAFQLAFFAWSGYEFGPKSCFHKNKADLCIKISMGVFVLILCSYVTLPLYALVTQMGSTMKPTVFNDQVVKALHKWHQRAKKQVKLNRMSDTTTPGSSRPSTPSHWTTTRSTSINDSSQRVFEFHDTLNYEHEIQATGSLPGTRSVDIEVDAGPAVVHQHKIDVDSADFSFDKYIEVRS; encoded by the exons ATGACAGAAGGGATACGAACATTGGAAAGAACACCAACATGGGCTGTGGCTTCTGTCTGTTTAATCCTAGTTACTGTATCAATTTTCATTGAACACGTTATTCACTTAATCGGGAAG TGGTTGAATAACAAGAGGAAAAAAACATTATTTGAAGCACTTGAAAAGATCAAATCAGAGCTTATGCTACTGGGGTTCATCTCATTGCTACTAACTGTCGGGCAATCCACCATAACCGATATCTGCATATCGAAATCTCTTGGAGATACTTGGCTTCCATGCAGTAAAAAAGACATTAAAGAAACGGAT GGAAAGATTCCGTTTTTATCAAGGGACGCCCTCCATGAGCTCCATATATTCATCTTCTCGTTGGCTATCTATCATGTGGTTTGTTCTATAATCACACTGGCTTTTGGTAGAGCCAAG ATGAAAGAATGGAAGGCATGGGAGATGGAAACACAGACAACCGAGTACCAATATACACATG ATCCAGAGAGGTTTAGGCTCGCAAGAGACACAACCTTCGGGCAAAGGCACTTGAGCATGTGGAGCAGGTCACCGATCTTTATTTGGGTG GTGGGATTCATACGACAGTTTGGAATGTCAGTTCCAAAGGTTGATTATATGACTCTTCGCCATGGATTTATCATG GCACATTTGGCACCAAATAGCCAAGCtaatttcaattttcaaaggtACATAGAGCGATCACTTGAAGAAGACTTCAAACTCGTTGTCGGAATCAG TCCACCAATTTGGTTTCTTGCAGTTTTGTTTCTACTCTTTAGCACCAACA GTTGGAGATCTTATCTATGGCTACCCTTTATACCCTTGATT ATTGTCCTTTTAGTGGGGACAAAACTTCAGGTGATTATTACTAAAATGGGGTTAAGGATTCAAGAAAGAGGAGCAGTAGTAAAGGGTACACCATTGGTTGAGCCCACCGACAACCTTTTCTGGTTCAACCGCCCTGATCTCCTCCTCTATCTCATTCACTTTGTCCTCTTTCAG AATGCATTTCAGTTGGCTTTCTTTGCATGGTCTGGG TATGAATTCGGCCCAAAATCATGCTTCCACAAGAACAAAGCCGACTTGTGCATCAAGATCTCAATGGG GGTGTTTGTACTAATACTATGCAGCTATGTGACTTTACCTCTTTATGCTCTAGTGACACAGATGGGTTCAACCATGAAACCCACTGTATTCAACGATCAAGTGGTTAAGGCGCTGCACAAATGGCACCAGAGAGCGAAGAAGCAAGTGAAACTAAACCGCATGTCCGATACCACAACCCCAGGATCTTCTAGGCCTAGCACGCCATCTCACTGGACTACAACTAGAAGCACCAGCATTAATGATTCGTCTCAACGAGTGTTTGAGTTCCATGACACGCTTAATTATGAACATGAGATACAAGCCACTGGTTCGCTTCCTGGAACCAGAAGTGTAGACATAGAAGTAGATGCTGGTCCTGCGGTGGTTCATCAGCATAAGATTGACGTTGATTCTGCGGATTTCTCATTTGATAAATACATAGAGGTGCGAAGTTAA
- the LOC111893099 gene encoding MLO-like protein 6 isoform X4 translates to MTEGIRTLERTPTWAVASVCLILVTVSIFIEHVIHLIGKWLNNKRKKTLFEALEKIKSELMLLGFISLLLTVGQSTITDICISKSLGDTWLPCSKKDIKETDAHHRGKIPFLSRDALHELHIFIFSLAIYHVVCSIITLAFGRAKMKEWKAWEMETQTTEYQYTHDPERFRLARDTTFGQRHLSMWSRSPIFIWVVGFIRQFGMSVPKVDYMTLRHGFIMAHLAPNSQANFNFQRYIERSLEEDFKLVVGISPPIWFLAVLFLLFSTNSWRSYLWLPFIPLIIVLLVGTKLQVIITKMGLRIQERGAVVKGTPLVEPTDNLFWFNRPDLLLYLIHFVLFQNAFQLAFFAWSGYEFGPKSCFHKNKADLCIKISMGVFVLILCSYVTLPLYALVTQMGSTMKPTVFNDQVVKALHKWHQRAKKQVKLNRMSDTTTPGSSRPSTPSHWTTTRSTSINDSSQRVFEFHDTLNYEHEIQATGSLPGTRSVDIEVDAGPAVVHQHKIDVDSADFSFDKYIEVRS, encoded by the exons ATGACAGAAGGGATACGAACATTGGAAAGAACACCAACATGGGCTGTGGCTTCTGTCTGTTTAATCCTAGTTACTGTATCAATTTTCATTGAACACGTTATTCACTTAATCGGGAAG TGGTTGAATAACAAGAGGAAAAAAACATTATTTGAAGCACTTGAAAAGATCAAATCAGAGCTTATGCTACTGGGGTTCATCTCATTGCTACTAACTGTCGGGCAATCCACCATAACCGATATCTGCATATCGAAATCTCTTGGAGATACTTGGCTTCCATGCAGTAAAAAAGACATTAAAGAAACGGATGCTCATCATCGT GGAAAGATTCCGTTTTTATCAAGGGACGCCCTCCATGAGCTCCATATATTCATCTTCTCGTTGGCTATCTATCATGTGGTTTGTTCTATAATCACACTGGCTTTTGGTAGAGCCAAG ATGAAAGAATGGAAGGCATGGGAGATGGAAACACAGACAACCGAGTACCAATATACACATG ATCCAGAGAGGTTTAGGCTCGCAAGAGACACAACCTTCGGGCAAAGGCACTTGAGCATGTGGAGCAGGTCACCGATCTTTATTTGGGTG GTGGGATTCATACGACAGTTTGGAATGTCAGTTCCAAAGGTTGATTATATGACTCTTCGCCATGGATTTATCATG GCACATTTGGCACCAAATAGCCAAGCtaatttcaattttcaaaggtACATAGAGCGATCACTTGAAGAAGACTTCAAACTCGTTGTCGGAATCAG TCCACCAATTTGGTTTCTTGCAGTTTTGTTTCTACTCTTTAGCACCAACA GTTGGAGATCTTATCTATGGCTACCCTTTATACCCTTGATT ATTGTCCTTTTAGTGGGGACAAAACTTCAGGTGATTATTACTAAAATGGGGTTAAGGATTCAAGAAAGAGGAGCAGTAGTAAAGGGTACACCATTGGTTGAGCCCACCGACAACCTTTTCTGGTTCAACCGCCCTGATCTCCTCCTCTATCTCATTCACTTTGTCCTCTTTCAG AATGCATTTCAGTTGGCTTTCTTTGCATGGTCTGGG TATGAATTCGGCCCAAAATCATGCTTCCACAAGAACAAAGCCGACTTGTGCATCAAGATCTCAATGGG GGTGTTTGTACTAATACTATGCAGCTATGTGACTTTACCTCTTTATGCTCTAGTGACACAGATGGGTTCAACCATGAAACCCACTGTATTCAACGATCAAGTGGTTAAGGCGCTGCACAAATGGCACCAGAGAGCGAAGAAGCAAGTGAAACTAAACCGCATGTCCGATACCACAACCCCAGGATCTTCTAGGCCTAGCACGCCATCTCACTGGACTACAACTAGAAGCACCAGCATTAATGATTCGTCTCAACGAGTGTTTGAGTTCCATGACACGCTTAATTATGAACATGAGATACAAGCCACTGGTTCGCTTCCTGGAACCAGAAGTGTAGACATAGAAGTAGATGCTGGTCCTGCGGTGGTTCATCAGCATAAGATTGACGTTGATTCTGCGGATTTCTCATTTGATAAATACATAGAGGTGCGAAGTTAA